A region of Marmota flaviventris isolate mMarFla1 chromosome 11, mMarFla1.hap1, whole genome shotgun sequence DNA encodes the following proteins:
- the Lypd6b gene encoding ly6/PLAUR domain-containing protein 6B, whose translation MLLLCHAVAVAVVHIFIFSENWASAKNINFYNVRPPLDPTPFPNSFKCFTCENAGDNYNCNRWAEDKWCPQNTQYCLTVHHFTSHGRSTSITKKCASKSECHFVGCHHSQDSEHTECRSCCEGMICNVELPTNHTNAVFAVMHAQRTSGSSATTPYLPALAWVFMLPLL comes from the exons ATGCTGCTCCTCTGTCACGCTGTAGCTGTGGCTGTTGTCCACATCTTTATCTTCTCAGAAAACTGGGCATCTGCCAAGAACATCAACTTCTACAATGTTAGGCCTCCTCTTGACC caacaCCATTTCCAAATAGCTTCAAGTGTTTTACCTGTGAAAATGCAGGGGATAATTATAACTGCAATCGATGGGCAGAAGACAAATGGTGTCCACAAA ataCACAGTATTGTTTGACAGTTCATCATTTCACCAGCCATGGAAGAAGTACCTCCATCACCAAAAAGTGTGCCTCCAAAAGTGAATGTCATTTTGTTGGGTGCCACCACAGCCAAGATTCTGAACATACG GAGTGTAGGTCTTGCTGTGAAGGAATGATTTGCAACGTGGAATTGCCCACCAACCACACCAATGCAGTCTTTGCTGTCATGCATGCTCAGAGGACATCTGGCAGCAGTGCCACCACACCCTACCTTCCAGCACTTGCTTGGGTCTTCATGCTTCCATTGCTATGA